DNA sequence from the Ammoniphilus sp. CFH 90114 genome:
GGTAGCTGTGCTTTGTGCGGGTACCGCAGACTTGCCGGTAGCGGAAGAGGCGGCGGACACGGCGGAGTGGATGGGATGTCGGACAGAAAGGATCTATGATGTAGGAGTAGCAGGGATTGATCGCTTATTAGCTTATCGCGAAATGATAAAAGAGGCTCAAGTTGTCATCGTGGTTGCCGGAATGGAAGGGGCTCTAGCGAGTGTGGTCGGAGGGATGGTGCGACGCCCGGTTATTGCAGTACCTACTTCCGTTGGTTATGGCGCACATTTTCAAGGGTTGACTCCGCTTCTATCCATGCTGACATCGTGTGCTGCCGGTGTTACGGTTGTCAATATAGATAATGGGTTCGGGGCAGGTTATTCGGCTGCAATGATTCAGCAATTAGTGATGGAGGCAAACAGACCATGAAAACTCTCTACTTCGATTGCATCTTCGGTATAGCCGGGGATATGGCTTTAGCCGCCTTAGTTGACCTTGGGGCCGATCTCACCTATATTTCAGAGCAGCTAAGAAAATTACCGATTGATCCCTTTGAACTCGAAATTCTCCCTGTCAATAAAAGAGGAATTGCAGCGAAGAAGCTGTCTATTCACCTAGAAAGCCAGGGTGCCAACCAGCCTTATCATTTTAAACTTCTAGATGATCATCCTCATCGAAAAGCAGCGGATATTTTACATATGATTGAGAGCTCTTCATTACCTAACCGAGTCAAACAGCGGAGTATGGCGATATTTCAGGTGATTGCCGAGGCAGAAGCGAAGATTCACGGAATGGATCCCCGGGAGGTTCATTTTCATGAGGTCGGTGCCATGGATTCCATCATAGATACAATAGGGGTATGTTTGGCTTTGGAATATCTTGAAATTGATGAAGTCTACGCCTCGCCTGTTCCTACGGGATATGGAAAAATGAAGATGGCGCATGGGCTCTATCCCATCCCGGCGCCTGCCACAGCAGAACTATTGAGAGGGATACCGCTTGCTGACTTGCCTGTAGAAGGGGAGCTAACCACCCCGACAGGTGCAGGGATATTAAAGGCTCTGGTGAAAGAATTTAGACCGATAGGATCTATCAAAATGGAGAGGATCGGATATGGAGCAGGGAATAAAGATTTTGACCATCCTAATGTCGTCCGGGCGATCTTAATTCAAGAGGTAAACGATAGAAAGCGAGAGTCGATCTACGTTTTGGAAACTCAATTGGACGATA
Encoded proteins:
- the larB gene encoding nickel pincer cofactor biosynthesis protein LarB: MSTFEDLGFSKVDIERESRTGYPEVIFGQGKTVDQVQAIFSALVAAHGRAMVTRASKEMADSIQSAFPEAIYRPTSKILTWGEPTQKYAGKVAVLCAGTADLPVAEEAADTAEWMGCRTERIYDVGVAGIDRLLAYREMIKEAQVVIVVAGMEGALASVVGGMVRRPVIAVPTSVGYGAHFQGLTPLLSMLTSCAAGVTVVNIDNGFGAGYSAAMIQQLVMEANRP
- the larC gene encoding nickel pincer cofactor biosynthesis protein LarC; translation: MKTLYFDCIFGIAGDMALAALVDLGADLTYISEQLRKLPIDPFELEILPVNKRGIAAKKLSIHLESQGANQPYHFKLLDDHPHRKAADILHMIESSSLPNRVKQRSMAIFQVIAEAEAKIHGMDPREVHFHEVGAMDSIIDTIGVCLALEYLEIDEVYASPVPTGYGKMKMAHGLYPIPAPATAELLRGIPLADLPVEGELTTPTGAGILKALVKEFRPIGSIKMERIGYGAGNKDFDHPNVVRAILIQEVNDRKRESIYVLETQLDDMTGEALGFAMERLFQEGALDVYYTPVYMKKNRPGTLITVLVQPERADGCEEVLLTQTSTLGVRRSEWTRKILERRIVSVETTYGMVRVKQAIDGDRVLQQAPEYEDVAALARKYNLPFQEVYLEVLRESTP